AGCACGGACTTGGGGCAGACGATGAGCACCGGAGGAACGGCGACCTTCTTCTTGGATTTGTTTTTGCGAGCGAATTCCTCACGCAGCCAGAGGACGTACGTAATGGACTGGATGGTTTTGCCCAAACCCATGTCGTCCGCCAGAATGCCGCCGAAGCCGTTCGTAGCCAGATAAGCCAGGAAGTGGAAGCCGTCCACCTGGTACGGGCGCAGGGTGGCCTGAAGCTGGGAGGGGACGTCCGGCTTGACGTCGATTTTGATTTCCGCAGTACGGTCCTTGATGCGTTTCCAGGCCTTCGGGTCGAACACTTCTGCGGCCTTCGGGTCCGCCAGCTGCATGGCGTGCATGCGGTGGGTTTCCCCGGAGAGGTCGAAGGGGTCCAGGCCCAGGCGGGTGACGGCGTCGCGCTGGTCGTTGTCCAGCTTGATTTCCAGGCGCATCCAGCCTCCGTCGTCCATGCGGACGTAGCCGCCTCTGGCGGCCACCAGGGCGCGGATTTGTTCCTTGGAAAGCTGCACGCCTTCCACGTCAATGACAATGCGGAGGTCAAACCAGTCAATTTCCTGGTTGACCACTTCAAACCGAACGGCGGCGGCTACCGGGTCCGCCAGCAATGTCTTGAGCTTCTCGTCCATGTTGACGGTCAGCTCTTCCGGGAGCTGCTTGGCCCATTCCGCAAATTTTTCAGGGAACTGCCGGGTAACGCGGGCCTTGAAGGCGCCTACCTGGGGGTCATAGGAGAAGCCCATTTCCTCCAGCAGGCCGGGAATGGGATAAAGATGTTCACGGATGAAGCGTAGCAGGGCCTTGTTCTTCATGGGCTCCTGGTGGGCCACGTCCCAGCCGTCCTTGCCGAGCTTTTCCGTGCGGTAGCCGGAAGCGTCCCTGGCGCTTACTTCACACAGGACGTGCTCCGTTTCCGCGGAGGTGAGGCCGCGGACGATCTTCATGTCAAAGGTGCCGCGAAGGTCGATGTCCACCACGCGGTCTTCCATGCTGGGGGGAAGGGAAGCGCCGATCTTGCGCAGGAATTCCACCCCTTCAAGGCTGTCGATGACCTGTTTGGGAATGGAATAGCGGGGTTCCACTTCCGTGCTCTCCAGCCAGCGGGGAGGGCCGGGGAACACGGTTTCATCAGACTGGTAAAGTTCCTGCTGGCCCGGAAGCTGGCGGACGGAGTGGGAGACGTTGATGCCGGTGGACGTGGCGAGCTGGAGGGCGTAGCAATCCGGCTCAATGGGGTCGTCCTGGCAAATCCACTTGAGCGGTTCGTCCACCACCTTGAAGTAATTTTCATCCAGGTTCACCAGGTAGCCTTTCAGGGCGGGCTGGTGGAAAAGCTTGTTCATCAGGGCGCACGCGGCTTCCTGGTCCAGGTCCAGCGTCAGCGCGTCTTCCGCACGGGCGTAGTCGGACAGGGCCACGAGGAGGATTTCCGTCTGGGCGTCCATGCGCACGGCGGCGCGTTCATGCAGGTTTTCCAGATGGTCCAGGTCCTGTTTTTCCCGGACGGGAATCCAGTCCTGCTTCAGGGAATGGCGGTATTCAAAGTGGCCCTCGTTAATGGTGGAGACGAGCCTCATGAACAGCTCTCCGCGGGGCGGCTGCGGAGGGCGTTCATTCACGGACTGGATGCGGTCATACCAGGTGCCCACTTCACGGGAACGCTCCCATTCATGAATCTTGCGCTGGATTTTTTCCAGGTCCGTGATGGACTCCATGAATTCCGGGTAGGGCAGGCGCCTCTTGTTAAAGGCGTACGCGATGTAGTTCCAGAACTCCAGGATGTTGGTGGGGGGCACGGGCCACAGCTCCAGCGGGTCATAGCTGACGATCTCCCACCGGGGATTCAGGCGCACCATGTCATGGTCATGGATTTCCTGCTCAATGGCGAAGCGGCGGTAGCGCTTTTCCAGCTTGCTGACGTAATCAGCCTCCTTGTCGTCCAGTTCACGGCCCAGCTTCTCTTCCAGAATATCCAGCAGGGGGACGTCGTTCAGTTCATTGGGTGATTCCGGCAGGTCCTGGCCGCGGTACATGCGTTCCAGCATGGCGGCGTACATGGCCGCCCCGGCCAGATCCTCGTCCTCCGTGGAGCATGCCCCGAACCACCTGTTGCCCTGGAGGCGCAGATTCACGCGGTGCACGCCGTGGGCGTCTTCCACACGGCCCTGAATATACAAATGATTGCCAAAGATCTGTGTAACCGCTCCATCCTTTTGGAGCTTCTCGCCGCGCAGACGGATTTCTTCCGGAAAGGCGTTGAGAAAGTTCAGGGTAGCCCTATCCGGGTTAAGTGCCATGCTCATAATATCAGACTGTCATATAAAAATTGGAAACAAGCGTTCCTTGAGAAAAGGACGCTACAGGTCTATGCACTTTACTATGGCACAAAGGGCGGATTAGAGCAACTATTCTCTGAAAATAATTCCAACGAATGTTTGAAATAATACTTAAATTTATGAATTTAATCATGTTATGTTTTCGTGCCGGAGGTTGTTTTTTGAAGAAAAAGAGCATATTTTATCATGCTGGAAAGAATGAATGTCAGCCTTGCGTAACATGTGTTCTTGACACGTCCGCTATAAAAGGGTCTTTTATGCCTGAAATTTTATGTCCTCCGCAACACTTCTACAGTTACTGGCGACTCAAGCCCGCTTGAGCGATGGCGAATTGGCCGAACGTCTTGACATGACTGAAGAAGCCGTGCGAGCCCAGCGGGAGCAATGGGAAAAGGAAGGCGTGATCCTGGGCTACCAGGCGGTGGTGAATGAAGAATACGAACACGACAGCCGTGTGGCGGCCTTCATTGAGGTGAAGATGACGCCGGAACGTGACGGCGGCTTTGACCGCCTGGCGATGCGTATCTCCCGTTTTGACGAAGTCTCCT
This DNA window, taken from Akkermansia muciniphila, encodes the following:
- a CDS encoding DEAD/DEAH box helicase, producing MSMALNPDRATLNFLNAFPEEIRLRGEKLQKDGAVTQIFGNHLYIQGRVEDAHGVHRVNLRLQGNRWFGACSTEDEDLAGAAMYAAMLERMYRGQDLPESPNELNDVPLLDILEEKLGRELDDKEADYVSKLEKRYRRFAIEQEIHDHDMVRLNPRWEIVSYDPLELWPVPPTNILEFWNYIAYAFNKRRLPYPEFMESITDLEKIQRKIHEWERSREVGTWYDRIQSVNERPPQPPRGELFMRLVSTINEGHFEYRHSLKQDWIPVREKQDLDHLENLHERAAVRMDAQTEILLVALSDYARAEDALTLDLDQEAACALMNKLFHQPALKGYLVNLDENYFKVVDEPLKWICQDDPIEPDCYALQLATSTGINVSHSVRQLPGQQELYQSDETVFPGPPRWLESTEVEPRYSIPKQVIDSLEGVEFLRKIGASLPPSMEDRVVDIDLRGTFDMKIVRGLTSAETEHVLCEVSARDASGYRTEKLGKDGWDVAHQEPMKNKALLRFIREHLYPIPGLLEEMGFSYDPQVGAFKARVTRQFPEKFAEWAKQLPEELTVNMDEKLKTLLADPVAAAVRFEVVNQEIDWFDLRIVIDVEGVQLSKEQIRALVAARGGYVRMDDGGWMRLEIKLDNDQRDAVTRLGLDPFDLSGETHRMHAMQLADPKAAEVFDPKAWKRIKDRTAEIKIDVKPDVPSQLQATLRPYQVDGFHFLAYLATNGFGGILADDMGLGKTIQSITYVLWLREEFARKNKSKKKVAVPPVLIVCPKSVLDVWAGETEKFAPGVRVLVIRSKDQANLDDIRKNYDMVVVNYAQLRVCGETLNQIKWLTVILDEGQQIKNPDSKAAKAAREIVSYNRLVLSGTPIENRLLDMWSLMAFSMPGVLGSRSYFKKRFDKRKDPQSQNRLAARLKPFLLRRTKSQVAKDLPPRTEEEVYAKMEGIQSQLYKAELRRIQQALLGLDSDESVKKNSFAILQGLMRLRQICCHPGLVDPKYAKEDSAKMTALFYLLDQLREEGHKVLVFSQFVSMLEIIKNRLEAENRPLNYLTGQTKDRRGEIEKFQTTKDPSVFLLSLKAGGAGLNLTSASYVVLYDPWWNPAVESQAIDRTHRIGQKNKVIAYRLLTKDSVEEKIRILQHQKNQLVANVLGDEGFTSSLGIDDLNFILNHGDDEEG
- a CDS encoding Lrp/AsnC family transcriptional regulator, with amino-acid sequence MSSATLLQLLATQARLSDGELAERLDMTEEAVRAQREQWEKEGVILGYQAVVNEEYEHDSRVAAFIEVKMTPERDGGFDRLAMRISRFDEVSSCYLASGGFDLLVLVEGKSMRDIARFVAEKLSTLEGVLSTSTHFHLKTYKKNGCVFEAPVQAERLVVAP